The window cttgccaggtatatactatcggtgtcaagtaaatagtgcgtgcatgcgtggtatcccttgtttgtctgtcctgaaaggttactgagagcgggccaatcgttgatggtcacgaacagcaatgcctttaggttaaattcctcctgtttgtgctcatcccacgtacgtacaccgtttccattccacagctgtaaaagttcttcaactaatggccttaggtacacatcaatgtcgttgccgggttgcttagggccttggatgagaactggcatcataatgaacttccgcttcatgcacatccaaggaggaaggttatacatacatagagtcacgggccaggtgctgtgattgctgctctgctccccgaaaggattaatgccatccgcgcttaaagcaaaccatatgttccttgggtcctttgcgaactcatcccagtactttctctcaatttttctcaactgctacccgtcagcgggtgctctcaacttcccgtctttcttacggtcctcactgtgccatcgcatcaacttggcatgctctctgtttctgaacagacgtttcaaccgtggtattataggagcataccacatcaccttcgcaggaaccctcttcctgggaggctcgccgtcaacatcaccagggtcatctcgtttgatcttataccgcaatgcaccgcataccgggcatgcgttcagatccttgtaggcaccgcggtagaggatgcagtcattagggcatgcatgtatcttctcaacctccaatcatagagggcatacgaccttctttgctgcgtatgtactatcgggcaattcgttatcctttggaagcttcttcttcattatctttagtagcttctcaaatcctttatcaggcatagcattctctgccttctactccagcaattcgagtacggtaccgagctttgtgttgccatcttcgcaattggggtacaacccctttttgtgattctctaacatgcgatcgaacttcagcttctccttttgactttcgcattgtgtccttgcatcgacaatgacccggcggagatcatcatcatcgggcacatcgtctggttcctcttgatcttcagcagcttcgcccgttgcagcaccatcgtgcacatcgtctggtgcatcttgatgttcagtagcatcaccgtattcagggggcacatagttgtcatcgtactcttcttcctcgccgtcttccatcataacccctatttcttcgtgcctcgtccaaacattatagtgtggcatgaaacccttgtaaagcaggtgggtgtgaaggattttccggtcagagtaagacttcgtattcccacatatagggcatggacaacacataaaaccattctgcttgtttgcctcagccacttcgagaaaatcatgcacgcccttaatgtactcggaggtgtgtctgtcaccgtacatccattgccggttcatgtgcgtgcattatatataattaagtgtgtcaaaaatcattacagaacatcatgaatagataattaagtgaccaaattaatagaagttcatcatcacataaaaaccaaagtagatacatagttctcatctaacaacataaagctctgcagagcatctaaattaattaaaccatacattgaaactatgtaaaacatttcaatgcgaaaagaaatgcgatcataatcgcaaccaaggtaagtactgatccaacggcataatgataccaagcctcggtatgaatggcatattttctaatctttctcatcttcaagcgcattgcgtccatcttgatcttgtgatcatcgacgacatccgcaacatgcaactccaatatcatcttctcctccttaagtttttttattttttccttcaagaaattgttttcttcttcaactaaatttaacctctcgacaatagggtcggttggaatttccggttcaacaacctcctagataaataaaatctatgtaacgttggtcggcataattttcataaataataaatgaaccaatagttatgaaaagataatatataccgcatccgaatcatagacaggacgagggccgacgggggcggataccaaaaccatcggcgcactatataagatgcaataataaaagtaagaaaataatacaagtatctatctaaacaaacaagtaataatatttttcctttcagaaagaggataagaacaagaggctcaccacggtggtgccggcgatgagatcggtgcgggtgatcgacggcggtgaagacggggacggggcatgacggaccgctaaacctagataaatattgaggaaaatggagcttggcggtcgagcttggagaggagaaaccttaagtagtgtggctcgggcattccatcgaacaccttgtgtgcataggaggtgaggtagagcaccaccaagccctctccccctcggccagaaaaaacagagcagtgtgctctgctcttgcgcgaggggctatatataggcaacaccattggtccctgttggtggcatgaaccgggactaaaggtaacccttttggtcccggttcatgccaccaaccgggaccaatagtggtgggccaggagccaggaccattggtcccggttcgtcccaccaaccgggaccaaaaggtccggacgaaccgggaccaatggcccacgtggcccggccggccccctgggctcacgaaccggggcaaatagctccattggtcccggttctggattgaaccgggactaatgggctaaactggcctggacgaaagccctgttttctactagtgaaagatGATTCGATGCCCTATATATCTCTAGAAGTGAATGGAGCTGGAATTTAATTCTACCAGAGTAGTAAGTATGGGTGAGTTTTGGCTCTATATAAAAAAGTCTGACCCGCAAAAAAAAATGCAGGTAAATTTTGTCCATCATAATCAGTACGCCGAGGATAGTAAGTCGCTTCTTATTTCCAAAGTAGCTATATCTTTTTTGAAAGAATATGTAAATAAATAAATTTGCTCTACTATCTCGTAAAAAAGGAATAAATAGTGCTCTGAATGCGATGTACGTTTAGAAGCCCGGCACGGCACGTTGTAAACTTGCCTTGGCATGGAGGTAATTTTATGGCCAgtgctaggcgccggcgcaccggcccaactTTTGGCCGGTCGCCTAGCTCCCGACCGATTTAATTAGATTAGAGTACTGTCAGCCGTTAGATACGTCACCTGTCATCGTCCACACGCTGGTCTTCAGAAGTTCAGGTACCCCCGACAAAAGAGGATCGTGGACCAGATGCAGCCCGCACGCATCAACTATTACGCCGGCTGCAAGTGTCTCCGTCTTCCACCATCGCCGGCCACCATCTCCGCTGTCGCAACCCTCCGGCAGTCCCGTTCACATTAGCTCTCCATCCCCGCTGGTAGAGATTTCCTACTCGCAGCAAAAAACAAGTCGCCAGTAGCAGCTTTTCCGTCGTCGCCGTTGCAGCCATGGTAGCGCTGTCATCGCCGGCCACACATGCCACCGCGCTCGCCATGACTGCCACCACAAAAACCTCGAGTACTTGGTTGAAGCAAAATGATTTGGCGGTTCCAGCAAATCTTAGtagtggttccagcaaaaatctaAAAGGAACAAAAGACTTTGATAAAGGTTGAAGCAAAAGCATttactggttccagcaaaaaatgatTGATTGTAGCAAAAAAAGTTGCTAGTTCCAGCAAAAATATACACTATTTCCAGCAAAATAACTCAGGAAGGAGACTCTCATTTGTTCGATTGTAGCAAACAAAAGAATGATTGTAGCAAAAAGAACAGCTAGTTCCAGCAAAAATATacaatggttccagcaaaaaaagtcACCTCACAGCCCACCCGTCCGTCTCCACGACGTGAAGACTTTCTCCGGTTGAGGCAACGGAGGGCAACGGTTCCAGCTCTAGGATGTCCGGTTGCAGCAAAACGGGGCGCCCGTTCAAGCTCGCCACCATCTGGCTCCAGCACCGACGGGCCCCGCGAGTTGCAGCTCCGCCAccagtggttgaagctccggtagcAGCTGGCTGTAGCTTGCCCATCAGCGCGGCACCGTCAGATGCGGGAAGGAGTAGCAGTGCAGCAGCTTGAAAGGAGAAGGCCATGGAACCGAGTTATGCGGCGAGGTGGAAGAGAGAGGACAGAGCGTGGGAACACCAGAGTTGTGTGGCCAGGAATGAGCGGTGAAGAGATAAGGAAGGGAAAAGAGAAAGGAAAGAAGCTTTCGGTCGAACGAGAGGGCACGTGGGCCACATGTTCGCTTTCGGTCAAACGAAGCGTACGCGACTGGCCGAGCGTTCCGCCGGCGCACCGCAGGGAAACATTTCCCTAATTTTATTTGCTAACCGTTCTGGAGCTAGGTAAGCTCACGTTGCTGTGATTTTCTGATCTgatccgagtggtttcaactttggaaAAAAGTCTGCAAACTGCTCGCAGTCTCCACAGCGAACATCATGAAGTGAAAGGCGGCGTGGTGACAGGGGGCCTTCCTCGCCGGTAGGTCACCTCcggtgctcgttgtgagtgttcaTCTCCCCGCTTTTTGCATCAGGCTTTACTGGTGGTCGCGGGGCAGGCCCGGCGGCTGCCCTAGGTATTGGCGAGCGCTGTGGACGGTGGTCGCGGCAGAGCAGTCGTGGTGATCGCCGCGGTGCTGCAGTGGGTGATCACCGCCGGCCGGTTGCACTGTGCGGACAGTAACTACATCAGGGTTAATTTTTCATGGGTACGTGAGTGCATTGGAGGAGACGGGCAACCTCAATGGTACTGCTTATGTTTGTCTTTTTGGTGTGCTCGGTGTTTGTAGATTCTTCCATGTAACGCTCTATATATAATTTGGTTTTCCTTCTCAACATTCTCCAATTGCTGCACTGTGACCTCCTTCCGTCGATTTTTAGCAGATTGAGGAGACGTCGATCGCTTGTTCATGTGGTCTGCATCTCCTCCCAGCAGGACGGACCGCAACCAGGCCTTCGTCGCTGGGGCTCTTCAGTACCGGCCCCTTTCCGTAAATTTGCAAGAGTAGGTGTCCGATTATTCTCGAAATATGGGTAGATGGAGTGAGGAATTTTAGTTACCTGAATTTCATCATACAGAAGGTAACGAGAGCAAGCCTGTGCATGGACCACTTGATATGCAATGCTGACTGTCATCATACAAAATGAATGAACTCACTTCAACCATTTAGTTAAATCTAATATGTTTCCCTATGTTTGTTTTACAACATTCATATTCAAAAAATGCAGTGCTAAATCTGCAGCGCATACTGGTGTATAAATCCACAATTGGTATATAAATATATCATGTAGTTATGGACTTACAGTATGTATTATGAAAATAGCATAGATATGATTTGTCCTGTTTCGAAAATCTTGAACCAACATCCCTAATTTGTGGTAACAGCGATAACAACATACATGTCTTCAGAGCATGtaatttatatttatttttatatGCACAGAGCGATGAAGTTTACGGACAATACCAGTAAGTTAGATGTTCCTACAAACAATGTTAGGACTGCAGATGAGCAACAACGTACTAATGCTGCTGCTGGCGCAGCTACCTCTGCTGCTAATCAGCCTGCCGTTTCTTCCTCTCTCCCCTCGCCGTGAAAACCTTTGGAGGCCGTCAAAAGCTCACGCTGTTCCAAAAAAGAATATTCCGGGAAAGAGAAAGGATAGGGCAGCCACACCGAGCGATGATGATTTTGTTGACCCGCCAGCCCGTGTGAGCAAGGATCTAAACCTGACAATAGGAAGTCCAAAAAGGTAAAATGTTGTGAGGTGTTGTTGTTTCTGCTATGTTAACATTTGTCTTATGTTCCTGTAATCTTTGAATGATGTTGTCTCGTGCAGCTGGTTGTAGAACCTTATTTTGTTGTTATTTTCTGCTGTCATGATCAGGGTAATATTAATAGTTCTAAAAAGATATGCCCGAACTATAAGTGTGCTCCAAACCAAGTTTTAGTGGCCGAGAAAAGTTTGTCTGAAGCTGTGAAAGCTAAACTCAGAGAATATGACTTTGGAATATTCTTGGACCTGAAATTGAGAAGTATTGAGAACACCAAGTTGTTGATGTTCCTCATGGATAGGCTGGATCCCAAGACGCTTACCTTGCACATTACAGATAATAAGCACTTGAAAATTACTAGGCACTCCATCGAATGCGTTCTTGGGTTGCCAGATAGGGGTACAAACATAGTTGTACCCAGTAAAGACATTCAAAAGAAAGCGTTATGCAAACTGAAGATGAAGCTTGGTGTCGATCAAAGTGAAGATGTCAAGGTGCAAGATTTGATTGCACAGATTGCGAAAGATGAAGAGGGTGATGAATTCACGATCAGGTGCTTCGTGATGATCCTCCTGAACAAGTTACACTTGCCAGGGACTTGTGATTACATCACAGGAAAGGAGGCTGCATTGACGGAGGACATCACTAAGCTGTGCTCGGTAAATTGGGCTAAATTAATCTTTGATGACATTATGAATGCCTCTAAATCATGGCACTCAAAGAAGACCGGAACCACCAACCCCTCTATTCATGGCTGTGTGTTGTTCCTAGTTGTGAGTATCACATCCTTTCTTCACACTCAACCATCAAAAAACAATGTTGTCAACGCATACCCTCTTGCTAGTGAAGTTGTGACTGTGTTAATGTATGTGATTTTGTAGGTATATTATTTGGATAATTTGTTGGGAAATCCTTCTACCAATCCCATCGTCACACCTCGGATAAATAATATTACGAGGGAGGAAATGTTGAGGCTCATCGACCAAGATAAGATAGTACTTGACGGGGTTGGAACATTTGGTGCTTTGCCGGTAAGTTGCTCAACTATTTCATTCTGCAATGCATTTGTTTGATCACATCTTCACACATATGTTTTTCTATTTTATGTTGTTCTACTAGTTGAGGAGTCAGATGGGCACTTGCTACATGGAGGGTGCGGCCCCTTCAACTGGTGGCACTCCTCCAAGTAGTTCAGATATCCCGTGTCGGTCACATTCTTCTCCTCCTGCATGTATTGTTAGCATGCATCGTCACCTCGCAGGTTGCTTTGATGATTTGTGCGAGCCACAACAGGTTGCAGCCATGTCGGCATTGCGAATGTGCGATGACGACATCCAAAGGCTGGTGCTCAACATATGTGATCGATTGACGACGACAGTTCAGGAAATCAAGTGCATTGTGGGGGATTCTCGAtcgaacccaccaccaccaccaccaccaagccccAAGGCTGCTTCGACTGCTGCTCAATTTCCCCAGTCAGGTGTGGGAGCAGATTCAAACTTGCATGATGAGAGGCAGCAACCATGACCCACAACTGTTGTTGATAACTGTGTAAATGTGACGGTTAATGAGGGCCGCGGCAATGTTTTTGATACAAGCAACCTTAGTTACACTCAGATTCTTATGGCTGCTGGGGTTCCAAAATCTCAACAAGGTGCCACAAACTATGGTATTGTGGCCATTGTCAATATATTTATCCTTTTTCTATGTTTTTTAAACGGGTGGCCTTATCACACAGGTGCAATTTTGGATGGAGTATTTGGCAGTCAGTGGAATTCACAGTGTATCTATAATGATCCCGATCACGAAGTTCTAACAAATGGCGTGTGCAAAACTTGCTATGATAATGGTATATGTTCTTCTTCATAAGGCGTTTGTTTGTATGTTTCATGCAGTTTTAACCACTTTTTCTTCCTTATAGGTGACATGGGCAACTTCGATGACGAAGGGGTCACCGCTGAAGAGCCTATGGATTGTTCCGCTAGTGCTGACGAAGGTGATCTTGTGCACCTTACATCAGGTACAAGCAATTTTTTGACATTGCCACACTCTGTTTACATAA is drawn from Triticum dicoccoides isolate Atlit2015 ecotype Zavitan chromosome 4A, WEW_v2.0, whole genome shotgun sequence and contains these coding sequences:
- the LOC119284260 gene encoding uncharacterized protein LOC119284260 produces the protein MAFSFQAAALLLLPASDGAALMGKLQPAATGASTTGGGAATRGARRCWSQMVASLNGRPVLLQPDILELEPLPSVASTGESLHVVETDGWAVRFLLEPLLRFAGTAKSFCFNQVLEVFVVAVMASAVACVAGDDSATMAATATTEKLLLATCFLLRVGNLYQRGWRANVNGTAGGLRQRRWWPAMVEDGDTCSRRNS